A portion of the Hoylesella buccalis ATCC 35310 genome contains these proteins:
- the ychF gene encoding redox-regulated ATPase YchF, which yields MSLKCGIVGLPNVGKSTLFNCLSSAKAQAANFPFCTIEPNVGVITVPDERLTKLAEIVHPGRIVPATCEIVDIAGLVKGASKGEGLGNKFLGNIRECDALIHVIRCFDDDNVVREGGMAVNPVSDKEVIDTELQLKDLETIEAQLSKQQKIAASGNKEAKTLVTVLEAYKEVLEQGKNARTVSFDTKEEEEAAHNLFLLTTKPVLYVCNVDEASAKEGNAYSAQIEKIAQEEGAEAMVIAAKTEEDIASLETYEDKQMFLEELGLTESGVNRLIKKAYSLLNLQTFITAGEMEVKAWTYHKGWKAPQCAGVIHTDFEKGFIRAEVIKYDDYIKYGSESAVREAGKLGIEGKEYVVQDGDIMHFRFNV from the coding sequence ATGTCATTAAAATGTGGTATTGTAGGGTTGCCAAACGTGGGCAAGTCTACCCTATTCAACTGCTTGTCGAGTGCCAAGGCACAGGCAGCAAATTTTCCTTTTTGTACGATTGAGCCCAACGTGGGCGTGATAACAGTACCCGATGAACGGCTCACCAAACTGGCAGAGATTGTGCATCCGGGGCGCATTGTGCCTGCCACATGCGAGATAGTAGATATTGCAGGATTGGTAAAGGGGGCGTCCAAAGGCGAAGGCTTGGGCAACAAATTCTTGGGAAACATACGCGAATGTGATGCGCTGATACACGTTATCCGCTGTTTCGACGATGACAACGTGGTACGAGAAGGCGGTATGGCGGTGAATCCCGTCAGCGACAAAGAGGTGATTGACACCGAATTGCAACTCAAAGACTTGGAAACCATTGAGGCACAACTATCCAAACAGCAAAAAATAGCTGCTTCGGGCAACAAGGAAGCCAAGACGCTTGTTACCGTATTAGAAGCCTACAAAGAGGTGCTGGAGCAAGGAAAGAACGCACGGACGGTTTCGTTCGACACCAAAGAGGAAGAGGAGGCAGCGCACAACTTGTTTCTGCTGACCACCAAGCCCGTACTGTATGTGTGCAATGTGGACGAGGCAAGTGCCAAAGAGGGCAACGCTTATAGTGCCCAAATAGAGAAAATTGCCCAAGAAGAGGGCGCCGAAGCCATGGTGATTGCCGCCAAGACAGAAGAAGATATTGCGTCTTTGGAGACCTACGAGGACAAGCAAATGTTTTTAGAAGAGTTGGGATTGACCGAAAGTGGCGTGAACCGCCTCATCAAAAAGGCTTATTCGCTGCTCAATCTGCAAACCTTCATCACGGCTGGCGAAATGGAAGTAAAGGCGTGGACATACCACAAAGGTTGGAAAGCACCACAATGTGCTGGCGTCATCCATACCGATTTCGAGAAAGGTTTTATCCGAGCAGAGGTCATCAAATACGATGATTACATCAAATATGGCAGCGAGAGTGCCGTCCGTGAAGCTGGAAAATTAGGTATTGAGGGCAAGGAATATGTGGTGCAAGACGGTGACATCATGCACTTTAGATTTAATGTTTAA
- the lgt gene encoding prolipoprotein diacylglyceryl transferase, translated as MIDHLLYILWNPDLEIFRIGNFAIRWYSTCWLIGLALAYFIVKWLYKDQKVKDAYFDPLFIYCFLGILIGARLGHCLFYQPEYFLSSWTHVVEMFLPIHQMADGSWKFTGYEGLASHGGTIGLMVALYLYNRKTGMNLWHVLDDIAIATPITACFIRLGNLMNSEIIGTPTNVPWAFIFERVDMTPRHPGQLYEAIAYFFFFFVMLHFYKRTSKKVGTGFYFGLCLTLIFTFRFFIEYTKDIQVDFESGMIFNMGQLLSIPFIILGIACMRGGKWMKKLGAK; from the coding sequence ATGATAGACCATCTACTTTACATTTTGTGGAATCCTGATTTAGAGATATTCCGCATCGGCAATTTTGCCATTCGTTGGTATTCAACCTGCTGGTTGATAGGACTTGCCTTGGCATACTTCATCGTGAAATGGCTCTATAAGGACCAAAAGGTGAAGGATGCGTATTTCGATCCGCTGTTTATATATTGTTTTTTGGGCATTTTAATCGGTGCCCGATTGGGACACTGCTTGTTCTATCAGCCCGAATACTTTTTGTCTTCGTGGACGCATGTCGTCGAAATGTTCCTGCCTATTCACCAGATGGCGGACGGTTCATGGAAGTTTACGGGGTACGAGGGATTGGCTTCGCACGGTGGTACGATAGGACTCATGGTGGCACTCTATCTATACAATCGCAAAACAGGCATGAACTTGTGGCATGTACTCGACGACATTGCTATCGCCACTCCTATCACTGCGTGCTTTATCCGCTTGGGCAACCTCATGAACAGCGAGATTATCGGCACACCAACCAATGTGCCTTGGGCTTTTATCTTTGAGCGGGTAGACATGACGCCACGCCACCCAGGACAGTTGTACGAAGCGATTGCCTACTTTTTCTTCTTCTTCGTCATGCTGCATTTCTACAAGCGAACCTCCAAAAAGGTGGGTACTGGCTTCTATTTCGGCTTGTGCCTGACCCTCATTTTCACGTTCCGCTTCTTCATAGAATACACCAAGGATATACAAGTTGACTTCGAGTCGGGCATGATTTTCAACATGGGACAACTGCTGAGCATTCCTTTCATCATCCTTGGCATTGCTTGCATGAGGGGTGGAAAATGGATGAAAAAGTTGGGAGCGAAATGA
- a CDS encoding DUF4982 domain-containing protein, with protein sequence MTNKTFTLLAFLALSGACMAQKRVEKELSSWQFSRNGDAWQPVTVPHDWAIKGPFDKQWDRQFLGITQDGQRTPIWHTGRSGGLPWLGRGEYRTTINVNNLDARTELYFDGAMSEPVVYVNGTEAGRWAYGYNAFRIDITPYLKRGDNKILVKLNNLEESSRWYPGAGLYRPVTLITTNKTYIDPWQTYFRTLSVSQQGAEIAVNAQAKGLRENDKLKTHIILKDKDGRTVAQNTVENDAKGDVATTFNIKNPQLWSPEHPYLYTLQICVKRGSKTLDATSQQVGIRTIAITKEHGFQLNGITRKFKGVCLHHDLGPLGAAANKAAMIRQIRIMKDMGVDAIRTAHNMPSQMQMQVCDSMGMMVMAESFDAWKEPKVKNGYNRFYDEWWRKDLTNLILGHRNHPSIVMWSIGNEIPEQANQQGTERAKAMVKFCHSLDSTRTVTCGVDNPEGSVDCGFYAATDVPGFNYRVFLYEKLIDKLPQGFLLGSETSSAVSSRGVYKFPVEEKNMATYDDGQCSSYDVEKVSWGSYPDEDFAKQDDLPYSIGQFVWTGIDYIGEPTPYYSYWPSRSSYFAPVDLAGLPKDRYYLYRSVWNTSSPTLHLLPHWTWHGREGKVTPVYCYTSYPEAELFVNGKSQGRIKKNKASKLDRYRLRWNNVVYEPGELKVVAYDEKGKEVAQQTVHTAGAPHALKIEVDKQQLANDGKDLLYYTISMVDKDGNLCPDANDLLLFEVSGAARFKAVCNGDATSLEPFHLPNMHLFHGKLVVTVQSNGLKGQVHLTVKAPKLGYGARHTL encoded by the coding sequence ATGACTAACAAAACCTTTACTTTATTGGCTTTCTTAGCCTTGAGTGGTGCTTGTATGGCACAAAAAAGAGTGGAAAAAGAACTTTCCTCATGGCAATTCTCTCGCAATGGCGATGCGTGGCAACCAGTAACAGTGCCACACGACTGGGCAATCAAGGGACCATTTGACAAGCAGTGGGATCGCCAATTCTTGGGTATCACGCAAGACGGACAGCGCACCCCAATATGGCATACTGGACGTTCGGGTGGACTGCCTTGGTTGGGACGTGGCGAATATCGCACCACCATCAACGTAAACAACCTCGATGCACGCACCGAACTTTATTTCGATGGTGCCATGAGCGAACCTGTTGTCTATGTCAATGGCACTGAAGCGGGTCGGTGGGCGTATGGATACAACGCTTTTCGCATTGATATCACGCCCTACTTAAAACGGGGGGACAATAAGATACTGGTCAAACTGAACAACTTGGAGGAGAGCAGCAGGTGGTATCCGGGAGCTGGACTATATCGCCCAGTGACGCTGATTACGACCAACAAAACCTATATAGACCCTTGGCAAACGTATTTCCGCACCCTCTCCGTTTCGCAACAAGGAGCGGAAATTGCCGTGAATGCACAAGCAAAGGGACTCAGAGAGAACGACAAGCTCAAGACGCACATTATCCTAAAAGACAAAGACGGTAGGACAGTGGCACAGAATACGGTGGAAAACGATGCGAAAGGTGATGTGGCAACGACGTTCAACATCAAGAATCCACAACTTTGGAGTCCCGAACATCCCTATCTCTACACGTTACAAATCTGCGTGAAACGAGGCAGCAAAACTTTGGATGCCACCTCACAACAGGTGGGAATCCGCACCATAGCCATTACGAAAGAACACGGTTTTCAGCTCAATGGCATCACACGAAAGTTCAAGGGCGTATGTCTGCACCACGATTTAGGACCTCTTGGTGCGGCTGCCAACAAGGCTGCCATGATTCGGCAGATACGCATCATGAAAGATATGGGTGTAGATGCCATCCGTACTGCGCACAACATGCCTTCGCAAATGCAGATGCAGGTGTGCGACTCCATGGGGATGATGGTCATGGCAGAGAGTTTTGACGCATGGAAAGAACCAAAGGTAAAGAATGGTTACAACCGGTTTTACGATGAATGGTGGCGCAAAGACCTTACAAATCTGATTTTAGGGCATCGCAATCACCCATCTATCGTGATGTGGAGCATTGGCAACGAGATACCCGAACAAGCCAACCAGCAGGGTACGGAGCGCGCCAAAGCCATGGTAAAGTTTTGCCATAGCCTCGATTCTACACGCACCGTCACTTGCGGTGTGGACAATCCAGAGGGCAGCGTCGATTGCGGTTTCTATGCTGCCACAGACGTGCCGGGCTTTAATTATCGTGTGTTCCTTTACGAAAAACTCATTGACAAGCTGCCACAAGGGTTCTTGTTGGGTTCTGAAACATCGTCAGCAGTGAGTTCAAGGGGGGTATATAAATTCCCTGTAGAAGAGAAAAACATGGCGACTTACGATGACGGACAATGCTCATCGTACGACGTGGAGAAGGTGAGCTGGGGCAGTTACCCCGATGAAGACTTTGCCAAACAAGACGACCTGCCCTACTCTATCGGTCAATTCGTGTGGACAGGCATCGATTACATCGGTGAACCCACTCCTTATTACAGTTATTGGCCCTCACGAAGCAGCTACTTTGCGCCAGTCGACTTGGCAGGCTTGCCCAAAGATCGCTATTACCTATATCGCTCGGTGTGGAACACTTCCTCTCCCACCCTACACCTTTTGCCACATTGGACATGGCATGGACGTGAGGGAAAGGTAACACCCGTGTACTGTTATACGAGTTATCCCGAGGCTGAACTCTTTGTTAATGGCAAGAGTCAAGGACGCATCAAGAAGAACAAGGCATCCAAATTAGACCGCTACCGCTTGCGCTGGAACAACGTGGTGTATGAGCCGGGCGAACTGAAGGTGGTGGCATACGACGAGAAGGGCAAGGAAGTGGCTCAACAAACCGTTCACACCGCTGGTGCGCCTCATGCACTCAAGATTGAAGTAGATAAGCAACAGCTCGCAAACGACGGCAAGGACTTGCTGTATTACACTATTAGTATGGTAGACAAAGACGGCAACCTCTGTCCCGATGCCAACGACCTGTTGCTCTTCGAAGTGTCTGGCGCTGCCCGTTTCAAGGCTGTCTGCAATGGCGACGCCACGTCATTAGAGCCGTTCCACCTCCCCAATATGCACCTTTTCCACGGCAAATTGGTGGTAACAGTGCAAAGCAACGGACTGAAAGGACAAGTGCATTTAACCGTCAAAGCCCCTAAATTAGGATACGGCGCACGACACACGCTGTAA
- a CDS encoding LacI family DNA-binding transcriptional regulator encodes MPLIKKVSIKDIAEAAGVSTTLVSFVLNGKAEEYRINADTAKRIMDTAESMRYRPNIVAQSLRGGRSRVVGIVLPDISNPFFSSLARLFEDMSANFGYTVFFGSSDERPDRMRKTVGNLINRGVDGLIVAPCEDTESYLVNVAKNDVPLVLIDRYFPDTDISYVGLNNYKATYDATNYLLNSGYQRPAFIAYDLNLIHMKERTRGYCESMKNAGKESVSKVFYLQQKVVVDQANELMKRVLSAGFDSLMFATNLISLSCLYAIRTLNENETSKIGLVGFDGNPVFDFYERPIAYVKQPMDQLVKYTLEALMDKINGKEAPSMLIDGKLAVTGGKGLPHAEDVIT; translated from the coding sequence ATGCCACTGATTAAGAAAGTATCGATCAAAGATATTGCAGAGGCTGCGGGCGTTTCCACGACCCTGGTTTCGTTCGTACTCAACGGAAAAGCTGAGGAATACCGCATCAACGCTGACACGGCGAAACGCATCATGGATACGGCCGAGAGCATGCGCTATCGACCCAACATTGTGGCACAGAGCCTGCGCGGTGGGCGTTCGCGTGTCGTCGGTATCGTATTACCAGACATATCCAACCCTTTCTTCTCTTCTTTGGCACGTCTGTTTGAAGACATGTCTGCCAATTTTGGCTACACTGTCTTTTTCGGTAGTTCAGACGAACGTCCAGACCGCATGCGGAAAACAGTTGGAAACCTAATCAACCGCGGCGTGGACGGTCTGATTGTAGCCCCCTGTGAAGATACGGAAAGCTACCTTGTCAACGTGGCCAAAAATGATGTCCCGTTGGTACTCATAGACCGCTACTTCCCTGATACAGACATTAGTTATGTGGGATTGAACAATTACAAAGCTACCTACGACGCAACCAACTATCTGCTCAATTCAGGCTACCAGAGGCCAGCGTTTATTGCCTACGACCTAAACCTGATCCACATGAAAGAACGTACACGTGGATACTGCGAAAGTATGAAGAACGCAGGGAAGGAATCGGTGAGCAAAGTGTTCTATCTACAACAAAAAGTTGTAGTAGACCAGGCTAACGAACTGATGAAACGCGTGTTATCAGCAGGTTTCGACTCACTTATGTTCGCCACAAACCTCATTTCACTTTCGTGCCTGTATGCCATTCGGACACTCAACGAAAATGAAACGAGTAAGATAGGACTGGTGGGGTTCGACGGCAACCCAGTATTCGACTTTTATGAGCGACCTATAGCCTATGTTAAACAACCCATGGATCAACTGGTGAAATACACGCTAGAGGCGCTAATGGATAAGATTAACGGAAAAGAGGCACCGTCCATGTTGATTGATGGAAAACTCGCTGTAACAGGTGGCAAAGGATTGCCTCATGCAGAAGACGTTATAACGTAA
- a CDS encoding L-fucose isomerase, whose amino-acid sequence MGKTRLNSENPKIGIRPIIDGRRGGIRESLEDMTMNMAKRVADLYASSLRYSNGDPVECVIADTTIGGVAEAARVDEQLKKQGVGVILSVSPCWCYGFETINMDGDLPRAIWGFNGTERPGAVYLAAALAVHNQKGLPTFGIYGRDVQDVDSEEIPEDVKEKLLRFAKAGLAVATMRGKAYLSIGSVSMGIGGSIPNPDFFQDYLGMRNEYVDASEIERRIKLGIYDHEEFDKAMAWTEKYCKTNEGKDHNPKHLIYSREEKDAVWEYVVKMTMIFRDLMIGNPKLAEMGFKEESNGHYALVGGFQGQRQWTDFKPDGDFSETILNSSFDWNGIREAFTFATENDTLNGVSMLFNKLLSNRAQIFADVRTYWSPAAYERVTGQKLEGDAANGFIHLINSGSCTLDGSGRQTENGKPAMKPFWEIQEKEAEACLQATTWYPSNRDYMRGGGFSAQFQTKGGMPLTMCRLNLIKGQGPVLQIAEGWSVELNDKSFAAINERTDAIWPSTFFAPRLTGKGYFKDVYSVMNNWGANHGAISYGHIGADLITLASMLRIPVCMHNVPEEQIFRPSTWTAFGEDMEGSDFRACKNFGPLYK is encoded by the coding sequence ATGGGAAAAACAAGATTGAATAGTGAGAATCCAAAAATTGGAATTCGTCCTATCATTGACGGTCGCCGAGGTGGCATCCGAGAATCATTGGAAGACATGACCATGAACATGGCCAAACGAGTGGCCGACCTGTACGCATCGTCATTGCGCTACAGTAACGGTGACCCTGTGGAATGTGTTATTGCAGACACTACCATTGGCGGTGTGGCAGAAGCAGCACGTGTTGACGAACAATTGAAAAAACAGGGAGTTGGTGTAATTTTATCGGTTTCTCCCTGCTGGTGCTATGGTTTTGAGACCATCAACATGGACGGGGATTTGCCAAGAGCCATTTGGGGCTTCAATGGTACAGAACGGCCAGGAGCTGTTTACCTTGCAGCGGCACTAGCCGTTCACAATCAGAAAGGTCTGCCTACATTCGGCATCTACGGTCGTGACGTACAGGATGTGGATAGCGAGGAGATTCCCGAAGATGTGAAAGAAAAGTTGCTGCGTTTCGCAAAGGCAGGTTTGGCAGTTGCCACCATGCGCGGAAAAGCATACTTATCCATCGGAAGCGTGTCAATGGGTATCGGTGGCTCTATTCCCAACCCAGATTTCTTCCAGGATTATCTCGGCATGCGCAACGAATATGTCGATGCCAGCGAAATTGAACGACGTATCAAACTCGGCATCTACGACCACGAGGAATTTGACAAAGCCATGGCTTGGACCGAGAAGTATTGCAAAACTAACGAAGGAAAGGATCACAACCCCAAACACCTTATCTATTCACGGGAAGAAAAAGATGCAGTTTGGGAATATGTTGTCAAGATGACCATGATTTTCCGTGACCTGATGATTGGTAACCCCAAGTTGGCTGAAATGGGATTCAAAGAAGAGTCCAACGGTCACTACGCTTTGGTGGGTGGATTCCAAGGACAGAGACAATGGACGGACTTCAAGCCAGACGGTGATTTTTCAGAAACCATCTTGAATAGTTCTTTCGACTGGAATGGTATTCGTGAGGCCTTTACGTTCGCTACCGAAAATGACACGCTGAATGGTGTTTCAATGCTGTTCAACAAGCTATTGAGCAACCGCGCACAGATCTTTGCGGACGTCAGGACATACTGGAGTCCCGCTGCCTACGAGCGCGTGACGGGCCAGAAGTTGGAAGGCGATGCAGCCAACGGATTCATCCACCTGATCAATTCCGGCTCTTGCACACTCGACGGTTCTGGAAGACAAACAGAAAACGGCAAGCCTGCCATGAAACCTTTCTGGGAAATCCAGGAAAAAGAAGCTGAGGCATGCCTCCAAGCTACAACATGGTATCCATCAAACCGTGACTATATGCGGGGTGGCGGTTTTTCTGCACAGTTCCAAACCAAAGGTGGAATGCCGCTCACTATGTGCCGTCTGAACCTGATTAAAGGTCAGGGACCTGTTTTACAGATAGCCGAGGGATGGAGTGTGGAATTAAACGACAAATCCTTTGCCGCCATCAACGAGCGTACTGACGCCATTTGGCCATCTACCTTCTTCGCTCCACGCCTGACAGGCAAGGGATACTTTAAAGATGTATACTCCGTCATGAATAATTGGGGAGCTAACCATGGAGCCATCAGCTACGGACACATCGGTGCCGACCTCATTACATTGGCGTCGATGCTGCGCATCCCCGTATGCATGCACAATGTTCCCGAAGAACAGATTTTCCGACCCAGTACTTGGACTGCATTTGGTGAAGACATGGAAGGCAGCGACTTCCGTGCATGCAAAAACTTCGGACCCTTATACAAATAA
- a CDS encoding DUF6786 family protein translates to MGSYAYDAQFLKDHGIKYVELKSKDGSAKVMVVPSWQGRVVTTSAAGDEGNSYGWINYRFIEAGKQSDQFNPVGGEERFWLGPEGGPYSLYFANGKEQVYDNWKVPAVIDTETFDVVESNDTVIQFKKSTSVKNASGAVFDLDINRKVSLLSKTSIEQRLGITFPTDAKLVAYESLNKITNTGKEAWTKKNGLISIWMLSHFNPTPTTTVFIPYHENAEGKIVNDEYFGKIPADRLKTQDGILYFKIDGKLRSKLGIPPMRSKGLCCSYDSEKKVLTILRCNMPEKPGAYLNGQWGKQDDPFAGDMLNAYNDGPVEDGSIMGPFYEIETSSPGAELAVNESLLHKQETFHIQAEEDILNPIVEKLFGVNLETIKSQFQ, encoded by the coding sequence ATGGGAAGCTATGCATACGATGCCCAGTTCTTAAAAGATCACGGCATCAAATACGTGGAGTTAAAATCAAAAGATGGAAGTGCAAAAGTAATGGTCGTTCCCTCTTGGCAAGGCCGTGTGGTAACCACGTCTGCTGCTGGTGATGAAGGCAACAGTTACGGTTGGATCAACTACCGTTTCATTGAGGCTGGGAAACAAAGCGACCAGTTCAACCCTGTGGGTGGTGAAGAACGCTTCTGGCTGGGTCCTGAAGGCGGACCATACTCCCTGTATTTTGCGAATGGCAAAGAGCAGGTTTATGACAACTGGAAAGTTCCTGCCGTCATCGACACCGAAACCTTTGACGTCGTAGAGAGCAATGATACGGTCATTCAGTTCAAGAAAAGTACGTCGGTCAAGAATGCTTCTGGGGCTGTTTTTGACCTAGACATCAACCGAAAAGTTTCGCTGTTATCCAAAACATCAATCGAACAACGGTTGGGTATTACGTTTCCGACTGATGCCAAACTTGTAGCATACGAGAGTCTGAATAAGATTACCAATACCGGCAAGGAAGCATGGACGAAGAAGAATGGATTGATATCCATCTGGATGTTAAGTCACTTCAATCCAACCCCAACAACAACGGTATTCATTCCATACCATGAAAATGCCGAAGGCAAGATTGTCAACGATGAATATTTTGGTAAGATTCCGGCCGACCGTTTGAAAACACAAGATGGCATACTCTATTTTAAAATAGACGGCAAGTTGCGCTCGAAGCTGGGCATTCCCCCGATGCGCTCAAAGGGTTTGTGCTGCAGTTACGACTCAGAAAAGAAAGTGCTGACCATCTTGCGTTGCAACATGCCAGAAAAGCCAGGAGCCTATCTCAACGGACAGTGGGGAAAACAAGACGACCCCTTTGCTGGAGACATGCTGAATGCTTATAACGACGGTCCTGTAGAAGATGGTTCTATCATGGGGCCCTTCTACGAAATTGAGACCTCATCGCCTGGTGCAGAACTGGCTGTGAACGAATCGCTTCTTCACAAGCAGGAAACCTTCCACATCCAAGCAGAAGAAGACATCCTTAACCCGATTGTCGAAAAGCTCTTTGGTGTCAATCTGGAAACCATCAAAAGTCAATTTCAATAA